In the genome of Calothrix sp. PCC 6303, the window TCCTTTTTAGGAAAGAAACTTTCTGTAGCATTGCGAGAAATAATCTCTTGAGGATATTTCAAAATATTCTCAAAGCTATCAATAGCAGTGGGTTGAATTCGCCCAATTAACCGAGTGGTTAAATTCTGGAAGATCTTAGAACCAGATGGAGATTTTGCGATTGTATCGGGGTCTTGGGCGGATAGAATTACCCTGATACCAGCTTTTGCACCATTAGCACAAAGCCTACCAACCAAAGACGCGATCGCATCAAATTCAAACAAAATTGGGCTTTCATCAATAAAAAAGATGCTTGCTGGAGATGCTAATGCTCGTCGTAATGCCGCGCTGTAAGCACTCAAACTCAAAATTGCTGCATCTTCATCGTTGGACAGGTTACGCAGTGCAAAGATTAAAAGTTGGGCATCGCTGCGGAAGGTAGAAGGTTGTGCTAAGGCTTGTCCAACCCGACTAGAAAGCCAGAATCTTAACCTTAACCGAATAGTTTCTAAAGCAGCTTTAGTATCTCCAGTGAGGGAATCCAACCGCAAACGTTCGTGGGAGCAAAAACCTAGAAAGTCATGCAATGTCGGCATTACAGACCATTCGTCTGAGCCAAAGCCGTTAATATATGCAGCCGCATAGCGATCGCGTATTAATTCATCTCCAAAAAATGCTTTCAAAGCCAAAGCAATAAGCGAACGCACGTTATCTGTCAGCACCTGAGATTCACCCCGACGATTCCCCGAAACCATTGCGAGAATTGCATTTGCAAGAAAATCTTTGTAATCTTCAAACCTTTCCTGCTGCAACTTTGGTGGTAAATCCCGTAAATTTGGTAACTCAAACAAATTGCTAGACTCCTTACCGATGTCAAAATACGCACCATCTGCTCCCATGAATTGGGTGTAGTCAGTAAAAGTGCTAGTTCCATCGGGTTTTGGGTAATCCATTGCTACCACTGGCATCCCATGAGCTAATGCCTGAGTAAGAATTCCAGATGCCAGAACACTTTTACCTGCGCGAGTTGTGGCAAATAGTCCGAGGTTTTTATGCTCCTTGTACAAATCGAGAAATACTGGTGTTCCTCCTTCTTCTGCAATTAACTCGAAACCGTTACTATCCCCAGCTTTAGTTCTTACCAAGGGCATTAATCCTGGAACTTCACCGCTCAAATACAGCAACCTTCGATTAAAAGGTGCAGTCATCAAGCGTTCCCAAACTATTGGTAAAGTTTGTAACCAAATGCGCCAGGGATATTCGGTTTCTCTAACAACCCAAGCTGGACGCAGAAAGCAGGATTGTAAGTAACGGCAAGCTTCGTCTAATTGTTCGCGGGTTTTGCGGTATACCAAAAACACCGTTGCAACATGAATTGGAACAGCACCTTCATAAAGTTCTTCTTGTGCGGCAACAGACTTTTTGATGTTGAGTAGTGATTTTACGTCAACTGAGTTTTTATTCTGTGCAAGTGTAGCTGATGTGTTTGCTTGTTTGGTCAAACGCTGCATATTAGTTTTTACCAACGTTTCCGAAGCTCGCATCAACTGACAGTAAATCTCGGTGTCGTAAACCCTTTCTCTTGATAAAACCTCCCATAAATAATGCATTTGTCGTTCTTTATCTGCCCAACCACCGGGTTTCTCCACGAAGGTGAGGGCTGCAATGTATTTTTCTTGGAGATGCACCCATCGTCTATCTGCGATGGGGATGGAAGACTCGGATTCCATGAGAAAAGATGTGGGGGCAACATCTGAATAAATTTCCTCTCGTAGTCCGTTGTCGTCGAGAATTAAGAGTTGGGGAATTGGACGGGGTGGTGTGTTGTTAAATCGCTGCCATAGTTGTTCCCAGAGCGTATCTGCATTTATTGGGCGGATATCTAGCCCCATTTTGTTTGATAAAAGTTGTTCCCATAGTTGGAATCCATCGGTAAAGGATGCGTGTAATAGTCTTTCGATAGCGATGAATTGGAGTTCGTTGATTTCTCCTGTGAATGATTTCCACGAACGTTCTAATTTCGAGAGGATTTTTTCAATAGCATCACTTGTGCCAGTGCTATTGGTTTCAACGGTATAAGTGCAATAAAGACGTAGTTTTTTTGGTTTGCGAACTCCTTGGTTTGTGAGTTGTTGTGTTCTACAGCGTTCTCCCATTAAGAGATATTGCAGTTCTTTGTTAGGGGCAATATCGCTTAAATTCTGAAGTTGTTGCTGTCGTGATGTGTCGTTGGTAAACGAACTAAGATGGATTGTTAAACGTTCGCCGTCGGGTAAATCTTTTAAACCTGATTCAATTGCATCAAACACAGGGTCAATTTGTTCGTTGCGTAATGTGGAATGAATACCTGGAGATTCAAATCCAAATTGAATCAGGAAATTATCAACTCCTTTGCGTAGGAGATAAGCACCAACTGAACGTCCTTGGAGATTTATTTGCAGCATTGTAAAAGGAGCAAATGCATCTTCAATAGGTATTAGGGAAACTTTATTCCCACCATTATCAATAATTCGTTTACCAACTTTTTGATTTGACACTCACACAACAACCTACATTTTTTTGACTTTGCTTCCTTTTTTTGAATCTATAACTGGCTGGTACAAACATCGAATACGTGTCCAACTAGGGGTAGCAACAAATTTAGATAAAATACGCCAACTACCATTAGCTGTAAGAATCCACCATGTTGCTATTCCCCAAGCTGCGACTGCACAAGTCCAAACCCAATTAAGCCTAAATAAACCATGTATCAAGTAGTAAGAAAGTCCACAAATTATTGCCCAAGGAATTAATTGATCTGCGGGGAATGGTCCGATGTTTGCTTGTTTCCCAAGAGTCGCATTAACTTTACGGTACTTTGATTTTTCCTCCATATTTTTATTAGTGAGTAGCGAGTGGCGAGTAGTGAGTAGTGCAGAGGCATAGCGGCTTGTGGTGAGTAGAATTAACCTCAAATATTTCCCTCTACTCGCTACTCACTATTCACTATTCACCCTCCTCCTCCCCCTCCTCCTCCTCCAATAATCAAATTTGCCAGAATATCACCCATCGTTACTGCAATCAAAATAATCATTGGTGTTCGGGCTAAATTTTGCCAATCTTCATCCTGCCTTGCCGCTTGAACAACCCGTACTAAAGAAATTCCCAAGTACAATATGAATAATCCTCTTAGTACATTAAACGATAAAGTAATTGCTGTATCTGCACCTGTAAATTGTGATGTCATCCAAGTTTCTGCATTTTGAAAAAATTGTGCTTGTACTGGAGTGGAAAGAGCATCTAAGAGTAGGAATGTGCCGAAAAGTGTGAATGCCGATGAAGTTATTTTGTACCTTTGTGAAAAGTTAGCGATGGTGTTGAAGAAACCGTCCAACTCGCGTCGAAAAAATATTGCGTTCACTCCCAATGTTGAAATAGCCAATGTTGTGATTCCAATCAAACTGGGGTTAATAACTACATCTAGGATTGTTGTGGTAGTTGCTATCAGCATTAATTGAGATGAACGGGGGTTATTTCCTTGACCGAAGAGGCAGGGGGAAAAGGAGCAGGGAGCGGGGGGAGCAAGCCCTGCCCTTACAGGGTGTTCTTGCTGGGTCAGAGTACAAGCTCCGTTCCAGTTTTCCCCCTTGCTCCCTGCCCCCTGCCCCTTTTCCTCTTCTTGGCGCGAGTGGGAATATAAAGACGGTTTCGAGTGCATAGGAATCAAAACAAAGTTTTCTTGCCTCCCAAATTAACCCCCAAGCTATTGAACTTTCATCAACCAATTGTTAGATATCTAACTCTTATTTTTCTCTAATGAAAGTATTTTAAAAACAGGTTTGATTCATTACTAAATATATGTGTGTAAACACTGCATTTTCAGTTATGGAAGTGTTGATAAATAGAAAATATTCCATAACTTATGTATTTTTTAGTAATTCATCAGTAAAAATATCACAATGCATTTTGTGTAGTATACATACAAATATTTGCCATTAGAAAAGGCAGCAGAAAACAGATTTCTCTGCTCCCTGCTCCCCTGCTTCTTTTTCAACGTTGGGCATTTCTAATAATTCCGTAAGCAGAATCAAACAAAACTGATGCGGTTCCTGTTTTACCGTGGCGTGCTTTAGCGACGATGAGTTCTAAAATTCCCTTATCGACTGTCTCCCGGTCATAATATTCATCGCGGTAGGCAAGAATGATATTGTCTGCAACCATCTCCAAAATCCCCGATTGCGATAAGTCGCTCATCATGGGACGTTTGTTGTTTCTTCCTTCCACTCCCCTGGAAATCTGGGACAGTGCTAATATTGGAACCTCCAAGTCGCCTGCCAGTTTGTACAATCCTCGTGCCACATCACCGAGTTCGTAACTACGATTTCCCTTAGTGTCGGGAGCCATCATTTGCAGATAATCAACTATCACCAGTCCTAATTTCCCTTCTCTGGCTTGAATTTGACGACATTCTGAAGCAATTCCGGTAACTGTTATTCCCCGACTGTCGTTGATATATAGTGGTAATTCGCTGGAAATATTGGCAATTTTGACAATGCTGGTAAATTCACATTCAGACAGTGGATTGTAACCTGAACGGTGGCGACGAATTCTGTCGCTTTTCAATGGTCTAATTTGGATTGGTTCGTATTCTTTGTTGATGCTAATTGCGCTCCACAATCGATATTCTAGCTGCATTTTCGTCATTTCGAGAGAGAAAATAGCTACTGGCAAGTTGTGATTCTGTATCATCCCCAATGCTAGATTCATGGCAATCATCGACTTCCCCATTGATGGGCGACCTGCAATAATTGTCAGTGTACCTGGTTCAAATCCAATGATGAGTTTGTCGAGTTCTTGAAATCCCGTTGGATAAATCGGTTTGTTGGATGCTAAGTTGGTGTAAGCTTCAGAAGCGATGAGGCTATTGTGTTCGGTGTTTGGACGAAATTCTTGATTTGAGACTTGGTATAGTTTTTGCTGGGAAGCTTCAATAATTTCAGGTAAATCTGTTTCTATTTGGTAAGCTAATTGGTTGATTTCGCTGCTAACTCCAATTAATCTGCGTCGAATGTATTTATCCATTACCAATTCTGCTAGTGCATCAATATTTATGGCAGATACTGTGTGATGGAGCAATGATACCAGTTTATTTCTGCCACCAATTTTGATGAGTAAGTTGGCATCGTGAAGCCAATCAATGACTGTGAGTAAATCGGTTGGTTTTCCTTGATGGTGTAGTCGTAGTAGGATTTGGTAAATTTCTTTGTGGGAAGAAGCGTAAAATGCATCGGGTACGAGATATTCGCACACCCGACTGATGGCGATGGGATCTAGTAAAATCCCTCCGAGTATTGCTTCTTCGGCTTCAATGTTTGCTGGGGGTAATTTGTCTATCATGTTGCTCAATTAGTTTCTGTTACAAGAAGAAAGGCAGGAGGCAGAAGGTTTTAGAAAATAATTCTTCCAGGCAGCTTTGCGGGGTCAGATGACTCGGCAAACGTGCCGCTCTGCCAAAATGGTTTAAAGTCCCGTTCTGATTTCGGCGTGAGCGCTCCGCTCACGAAACGTCTAAATTTATCTATGGGGATTCATTCCCTCCTGCCTCCTTCAATTATTTCTTCTGCAAGTCTTTCTTTGGTTCGCAGTTCTTCTTGCCATTGTTCAAATGCGTTGTGATATTCGCTTTGCTTGGGTTGTTTTGCTCTGCTGTCTACAAAGCTTTGATAGTAGACTTCCCAGCGATTTTGTCCAGCTTTGTTTTTGTGAGCTAGCCATGCTTCTAGGTCATTTATTTCTTGCCGAAGATTCTTCGTCTATTCTTGGCAATAATTCAAAAAATTCCCGCGCTCGTTATCTGAGAGAGTATTTATAAAATCTATATAGATCTTAGAGGGGCTGAAATCTTTATCTAGCAAGCCTTCTGACGACTGAATGTTTCCTATAAGAAACTGGTGTTTCCTAGAGGAAACCGAAGTTTCCTCCAGGAAATCTGAGTTTCCTATAGTCCACTCATGTTTCTCATCAGAAACTATATTTCTATTTGGCAATTGTTCCTCACTATTTTTAGTTGGTCTAATTTTAATTTTTACCCGCACAAGTTCAAGATCTATCTCACCCACTTGTTCTAACTTTTTGAGTGCTTTGGATACTGCACCTTTGGATAATCTCAAATCGGATGCCATCTGAGTCACGCTATATTCGTGTTTGCAGTTTTGAAATGGATCGAGTGAGCGAATGTAATACAGAACTTTGATTTCTGAACCTGTTAAATCTTTCACGGTTTTTAACCACTCGCTGTGGGTTAATTGGTAAAACAGCGAAGGTTTTTCGGCTTTTATTTGAGTCATTCTTAGGACTTCTTCTAAGTGAGGTGGAAAATTTCAAAAGTGATGTGATACGGATATTTTTGACTAGTACAAGACGGCGTAAATAGCGCAAAGTTGAGCCACTGCGTTGCGGGGGTTCCC includes:
- a CDS encoding MarR family transcriptional regulator, whose product is MTQIKAEKPSLFYQLTHSEWLKTVKDLTGSEIKVLYYIRSLDPFQNCKHEYSVTQMASDLRLSKGAVSKALKKLEQVGEIDLELVRVKIKIRPTKNSEEQLPNRNIVSDEKHEWTIGNSDFLEETSVSSRKHQFLIGNIQSSEGLLDKDFSPSKIYIDFINTLSDNERGNFLNYCQE
- the dnaB gene encoding replicative DNA helicase, with protein sequence MIDKLPPANIEAEEAILGGILLDPIAISRVCEYLVPDAFYASSHKEIYQILLRLHHQGKPTDLLTVIDWLHDANLLIKIGGRNKLVSLLHHTVSAINIDALAELVMDKYIRRRLIGVSSEINQLAYQIETDLPEIIEASQQKLYQVSNQEFRPNTEHNSLIASEAYTNLASNKPIYPTGFQELDKLIIGFEPGTLTIIAGRPSMGKSMIAMNLALGMIQNHNLPVAIFSLEMTKMQLEYRLWSAISINKEYEPIQIRPLKSDRIRRHRSGYNPLSECEFTSIVKIANISSELPLYINDSRGITVTGIASECRQIQAREGKLGLVIVDYLQMMAPDTKGNRSYELGDVARGLYKLAGDLEVPILALSQISRGVEGRNNKRPMMSDLSQSGILEMVADNIILAYRDEYYDRETVDKGILELIVAKARHGKTGTASVLFDSAYGIIRNAQR